The Gemmatimonadaceae bacterium genome includes a region encoding these proteins:
- a CDS encoding nuclear transport factor 2 family protein codes for MTTWTSRRAAWAIVAVAASALTARAQIATQQSATVEHIATAADSTGIRDAAMDYIQGWYEGNADRMQRALHPELAKRIVRTDPKTGHSMFGTMGALTLVNSTKAGGGSNTPASHRRTDYRLLDIYENAAVARVDAGDWVDYLQLAKWNGRWVIVNVLWELRPQSP; via the coding sequence ATGACTACTTGGACTTCCCGCCGCGCTGCTTGGGCGATTGTCGCCGTTGCCGCGTCAGCTCTCACTGCTCGTGCACAGATTGCCACTCAGCAGAGCGCCACCGTCGAGCACATCGCGACCGCGGCCGACAGCACCGGCATTCGCGATGCCGCCATGGATTACATCCAGGGCTGGTACGAGGGGAATGCCGACCGGATGCAGCGGGCGCTGCATCCGGAGCTTGCGAAACGCATCGTGCGCACCGATCCCAAGACCGGTCACAGCATGTTCGGCACGATGGGCGCGCTCACACTGGTCAACAGCACAAAAGCGGGCGGCGGCTCGAATACGCCCGCGAGCCACCGCCGCACCGATTATCGGTTGCTTGACATCTACGAGAACGCGGCCGTTGCGCGCGTCGATGCAGGCGATTGGGTGGACTACCTGCAACTCGCGAAGTGGAATGGCCGCTGGGTGATCGTCAACGTGCTCTGGGAGCTCCGCCCGCAGTCTCCGTGA
- a CDS encoding LytTR family DNA-binding domain-containing protein, protein MSEGLGALRPARRSTRVVIADDEPLARQRTRSFLDNRGDVAIVGEAGDGAEAVDMILRERPDIVFLDVKMPELDGFEVVAALEAMGESDASAGPAPAIIFVTAFGEFAVKAFEVRALDYLLKPFDRARLDRALESASLRRAAWTDKGPPGAVDPGVCELLTLLRSRERRDERFLIRSGHRMYFLPANDIEWADAAGNYVRLHASGRTHLYRETMKAFELRLDARRFVRIHRSAIVNIDRVAQIEPYVHGEYVVTMRDGTRLTSSRAHSAGLRGLLER, encoded by the coding sequence ATGTCTGAGGGCCTTGGTGCGTTGCGTCCTGCACGACGCTCGACGCGCGTCGTGATCGCGGACGACGAGCCGCTCGCGCGACAGCGCACTCGTAGCTTCCTCGATAACCGCGGCGATGTGGCGATCGTCGGCGAGGCAGGCGACGGCGCCGAAGCGGTCGACATGATTCTGCGGGAGCGGCCCGACATCGTATTCCTGGACGTGAAGATGCCGGAGCTCGATGGATTCGAGGTCGTTGCCGCGCTCGAGGCGATGGGCGAATCCGACGCGTCGGCGGGGCCGGCTCCAGCAATCATCTTCGTCACCGCGTTCGGCGAGTTCGCCGTCAAGGCATTCGAGGTCCGTGCGCTGGACTATCTGCTCAAGCCATTCGATCGGGCTCGCCTGGATCGCGCCCTCGAGAGCGCGTCGCTTCGGCGCGCGGCGTGGACAGACAAGGGTCCACCCGGAGCCGTGGATCCCGGCGTATGCGAACTGCTGACGCTGCTCCGTTCGCGAGAGCGCCGTGACGAGCGTTTCCTCATTCGCAGCGGCCACCGTATGTATTTCCTGCCCGCCAACGACATCGAATGGGCGGACGCCGCGGGCAACTACGTACGACTGCACGCCAGTGGGCGCACCCACCTCTACCGCGAAACGATGAAGGCGTTCGAGCTTCGACTGGACGCGCGGCGGTTCGTGCGCATTCACCGTTCGGCGATCGTGAACATCGATCGCGTAGCGCAGATCGAGCCATACGTGCACGGCGAATATGTCGTTACGATGCGCGACGGAACGCGGCTCACGTCCAGCCGCGCGCATAGTGCGGGTCTGCGAGGACTGCTGGAGCGCTGA
- the dacB gene encoding D-alanyl-D-alanine carboxypeptidase/D-alanyl-D-alanine-endopeptidase — protein MSQIARPGSVPLVLLCVFAATARGQRTSPVKQSADSTGVLASRIQQVMDRPEFKHAMFGIALYSLGDGRMMWSQNADKLFVSASTTKLLTEGTALQLLGADHRFHTRVYRAGRMNGSTVEGDLVLVGSGDPNLSGRIQPGDQLAFENVDHAYDASPDTRAVPGDPLAVIRELASQVAAKGIRRVSGRVLVDVSLFKEGERELGTGVVISPIVVNDNLVDLTIGAGPQGGAPTTVQVSPATPYVKFVNKSTTGPAGARPTISWSSDVTDPDGAHTVTISGTFPADKAPILFSYAVPEPSRFAEVAFADALRSQGITVNLASAAAQREYRGTPAAYTAENLVAEHVSPPLSEDVKVTLKVSQNLHASMTPFIVKSVLARGDSTKTGFDLEHDFLQRAGLDLGGAQQTDGAGGDARFSPSFMVHYLEYMSKQPNFEAFLRALPVLGKDGTLWNIQTTSPAAGHVFAKTGTLGGYDALNRRMLLSAKGLAGYLTTPSGKRYAIALYVNNVSVGLDPEDVTRVAGQALGDIATIAYQSLP, from the coding sequence ATGTCACAGATAGCGCGACCAGGATCGGTCCCACTGGTTCTCCTCTGCGTGTTCGCCGCGACCGCTCGCGGGCAACGCACATCTCCAGTCAAGCAGAGTGCCGACTCGACCGGCGTGCTTGCGTCGCGCATCCAGCAGGTGATGGATCGGCCAGAGTTCAAGCACGCGATGTTCGGCATCGCGCTGTATTCCCTTGGTGACGGGCGCATGATGTGGTCGCAGAACGCGGACAAGCTCTTCGTCTCCGCATCGACCACGAAGCTCCTCACCGAGGGAACGGCGCTTCAGCTCCTCGGCGCCGACCATCGTTTTCACACGCGCGTGTATCGAGCGGGACGAATGAACGGCAGCACAGTGGAGGGCGATCTCGTGCTCGTCGGCAGCGGCGACCCGAATCTCTCGGGGCGCATCCAACCCGGCGATCAGCTCGCGTTCGAGAACGTCGATCACGCGTACGACGCGAGCCCCGATACGCGCGCCGTACCGGGTGATCCGCTGGCAGTCATACGTGAGCTCGCGTCGCAGGTCGCGGCAAAGGGAATCAGGCGCGTGAGCGGCCGGGTGCTCGTCGACGTGTCGCTTTTCAAGGAGGGCGAGCGCGAGCTGGGTACGGGCGTGGTGATTTCGCCGATCGTCGTCAACGATAATCTGGTGGACCTAACGATTGGCGCCGGTCCACAAGGCGGCGCGCCGACCACGGTTCAGGTGAGTCCGGCGACGCCGTACGTAAAATTTGTCAACAAGTCGACGACCGGGCCTGCTGGCGCCCGACCAACGATCAGCTGGTCGTCCGACGTGACAGATCCTGATGGCGCACACACCGTCACGATCTCCGGCACCTTCCCCGCTGATAAGGCTCCGATCCTCTTCAGCTACGCGGTGCCGGAGCCAAGCCGCTTCGCGGAGGTCGCGTTCGCCGATGCGTTACGGTCGCAGGGTATCACCGTGAATCTCGCGTCTGCAGCGGCGCAGCGTGAGTACCGCGGCACGCCCGCGGCCTACACGGCGGAGAATCTCGTCGCCGAGCATGTGTCTCCTCCGCTCAGCGAGGATGTGAAGGTCACGCTCAAGGTGAGCCAGAATCTCCACGCGAGCATGACGCCCTTCATCGTCAAATCGGTTCTTGCGCGCGGCGACAGCACGAAGACCGGATTCGACCTGGAGCACGACTTCCTTCAACGTGCAGGCCTGGATCTTGGCGGCGCGCAACAGACGGATGGCGCCGGTGGGGATGCACGATTCTCACCGAGCTTCATGGTGCACTACCTGGAGTACATGTCGAAGCAGCCGAACTTCGAGGCCTTTCTGCGCGCGCTGCCAGTGTTGGGCAAGGACGGCACGTTGTGGAACATCCAGACAACGTCTCCCGCCGCAGGGCACGTCTTCGCGAAGACCGGGACACTGGGCGGTTACGATGCGCTCAATCGACGCATGCTGCTGTCGGCGAAAGGACTCGCGGGTTACCTGACGACGCCGAGCGGGAAACGATACGCGATCGCGTTGTATGTGAACAACGTGTCGGTGGGCCTGGATCCAGAGGACGTGACGCGCGTCGCCGGCCAAGCGTTAGGCGATATTGCGACTATCGCGTACCAGAGTTTACCGTGA
- a CDS encoding quinone oxidoreductase, which yields MNSISVHKTGGPDVLRIEELPDPVPGPGELVVNIEAIGVNFIEIYQREGLYTMQRPFTPGSEAAGTVRALGSGVTDFRVGDRVVSQAMRGSYSSRALVAADRVVKIPDGVSTKVAAAVFLQGLTAHYLTSSTFPLKHGDSCLVHAAAGGVGLLLCQIAKKRGAFVIGTASTQEKLDLAREAGADETINYSTRDFVTEVKRVTGDAGVAVVYDSVGRTTFEGSLNALRRRGMMALFGQSSGTVPAFDPQILNRKGSLFLTRPTLNDYVATRDELVQRSNELLGWVKDGSLRVRIGAEFPLVRAADAHRALSSRKTTGKIVLVP from the coding sequence ATGAACTCCATCAGCGTACACAAGACCGGTGGGCCGGACGTGCTCCGCATCGAGGAGTTGCCGGATCCCGTGCCGGGACCGGGCGAGCTGGTCGTCAACATCGAGGCGATCGGCGTCAACTTCATCGAGATCTATCAGCGCGAAGGGTTGTACACGATGCAGCGGCCCTTCACGCCCGGCAGCGAAGCAGCGGGCACGGTTCGCGCGTTAGGCAGCGGCGTCACCGACTTTCGGGTCGGCGATCGCGTGGTGTCCCAGGCGATGCGTGGCTCATACTCCTCGCGTGCGTTGGTCGCCGCGGATCGCGTCGTGAAGATCCCCGATGGCGTGAGTACCAAGGTGGCGGCGGCCGTCTTTCTCCAAGGGCTCACGGCGCATTATCTCACGTCGTCGACGTTTCCCCTCAAGCACGGCGATAGTTGTCTGGTGCACGCAGCAGCCGGCGGCGTCGGTCTCCTGCTCTGTCAGATCGCGAAGAAGCGGGGCGCCTTTGTGATCGGAACGGCGTCGACGCAGGAAAAGCTCGACCTGGCCCGAGAGGCTGGCGCGGATGAAACGATCAACTACTCGACGCGGGACTTCGTCACGGAAGTGAAACGCGTCACCGGCGACGCGGGCGTCGCGGTCGTCTACGATTCCGTGGGCCGTACGACGTTCGAGGGCTCGCTCAACGCGTTGCGGCGCCGCGGCATGATGGCGCTCTTCGGTCAGTCGAGCGGAACCGTGCCCGCTTTCGATCCACAAATACTCAACCGCAAGGGTTCCCTCTTTCTCACACGGCCGACGCTGAACGATTACGTCGCGACGCGCGACGAGCTCGTGCAACGGTCGAACGAGCTGCTGGGCTGGGTGAAGGATGGCTCGCTCAGGGTTCGCATCGGTGCGGAGTTTCCCCTCGTCCGCGCCGCGGACGCGCATCGCGCACTCTCGAGCAGGAAGACGACGGGCAAGATCGTGCTGGTCCCGTAG
- a CDS encoding CbiX/SirB N-terminal domain-containing protein, with the protein MRAILLIDHGSVKAEANQMLDCVANMLQSMVGPDVIVRAAHMELAEPLIPQGVDACVEAGATDLVVFPYMLSPGKHSTRDIPRIAAEATRKHPGLRVRVSPAFGVHAKLAEVIAERAGVDIVSEADCTHCWNPDGQVGTCGDACCARAAARESVSVEGASARS; encoded by the coding sequence ATGCGTGCCATTCTCCTCATCGATCACGGCTCGGTCAAAGCCGAGGCCAACCAGATGCTCGACTGCGTCGCCAACATGCTGCAGTCGATGGTTGGGCCAGACGTCATCGTGCGCGCAGCGCACATGGAGCTCGCGGAGCCGCTGATTCCACAAGGCGTCGATGCCTGCGTCGAAGCGGGTGCGACGGACTTGGTCGTATTCCCGTACATGCTGTCACCCGGAAAGCACTCAACGCGCGACATTCCCCGAATCGCTGCCGAAGCGACGCGCAAGCATCCAGGATTACGAGTGCGCGTGTCGCCCGCCTTCGGAGTCCACGCGAAGCTCGCCGAAGTGATCGCCGAGCGTGCCGGCGTCGACATCGTGTCCGAGGCTGACTGCACGCACTGTTGGAATCCCGATGGGCAGGTCGGCACGTGCGGTGACGCGTGCTGCGCGCGAGCGGCGGCTCGCGAAAGCGTCAGCGTCGAAGGGGCGAGCGCGCGATCCTAA
- a CDS encoding acyl-CoA dehydrogenase family protein, with the protein MTIDTSALRSPLTMLSDEETMFRDAVAGFAEEEVRPRVQQMERDGKIDPPLIRKFFEMGLMGVEVAEGFGGSDGSLMMVALAVEEISKIDPAAAILMDVQNTLVNYPIRMYGSDYIKSTYLPQLATEKVGAYALSEPASGSDAFGMQSRAEQQGGDWILTGRKLWITNGAEAEIYVVFANANPAVGYKGITAFVVERGFPGFGVGKKEDKLGIRASSTTELILDGVAVPNENVLGPVGQGYKIAIDTLNGGRVGIGAQMIGVAQGALRAALDYVKERRQFGKAIADFQAVQFQLAQARAELEGARLLVYNAARLKDAGQDIAMEGAMAKLISSQVAERVTSLALELHGGYGYTKDYPVEKFYRDAKIGTIYEGTSNMQLQTIAKGLVR; encoded by the coding sequence ATGACAATCGACACGTCGGCGCTGCGATCTCCGTTGACCATGCTTTCAGACGAGGAGACGATGTTCCGCGATGCCGTTGCCGGCTTCGCGGAAGAAGAAGTACGTCCGCGCGTGCAGCAAATGGAGCGCGACGGCAAGATCGATCCGCCACTCATCCGAAAGTTCTTCGAGATGGGCTTGATGGGCGTCGAGGTCGCGGAAGGGTTCGGCGGCTCCGATGGATCCTTGATGATGGTGGCACTCGCGGTCGAAGAGATCAGCAAGATCGATCCGGCGGCCGCCATCCTCATGGACGTACAGAACACTCTGGTGAACTATCCCATTCGCATGTACGGCAGCGACTATATCAAGTCCACCTATCTTCCGCAGCTCGCGACTGAGAAAGTTGGCGCGTATGCGCTATCGGAGCCTGCGTCGGGGTCGGATGCGTTCGGGATGCAGTCGCGCGCCGAGCAGCAGGGCGGCGACTGGATCCTCACCGGGAGAAAGCTCTGGATCACGAATGGCGCGGAAGCAGAGATCTACGTGGTCTTCGCCAACGCGAATCCTGCCGTCGGATACAAGGGAATCACGGCGTTCGTCGTCGAGCGTGGCTTTCCCGGGTTCGGCGTCGGCAAGAAGGAGGACAAGCTCGGTATTCGGGCATCGAGCACGACGGAGCTGATCCTCGACGGTGTGGCCGTGCCTAACGAAAACGTGCTCGGGCCAGTGGGACAGGGCTACAAGATCGCGATCGACACGTTGAATGGCGGTCGTGTGGGTATCGGAGCGCAGATGATCGGCGTTGCCCAGGGCGCACTGCGTGCCGCGCTCGACTACGTGAAGGAGCGCCGCCAGTTCGGCAAGGCGATCGCCGATTTCCAGGCGGTTCAATTCCAGCTTGCGCAGGCACGCGCGGAGCTCGAAGGCGCGCGGCTGCTCGTGTACAATGCAGCGCGCCTCAAGGACGCGGGGCAGGACATCGCGATGGAGGGTGCGATGGCGAAGCTCATCTCGTCGCAGGTCGCGGAACGCGTCACCTCGCTCGCGCTCGAGCTGCACGGCGGCTATGGCTACACGAAGGACTATCCGGTGGAGAAGTTCTACCGTGACGCCAAGATCGGGACGATCTACGAAGGGACGTCGAACATGCAGCTGCAGACGATAGCGAAGGGGCTGGTGCGGTGA
- a CDS encoding amylo-alpha-1,6-glucosidase has product MADRREWLVADGLGGYAMGRADGIRSRRYHAFLIAAAPRDERRFALLNDIEVWIDTPTGAIALSSHRYAPDVVHPDGATRLASFDAEPWPTWRFELDAGLTIVQQLFAPRTTGRCAMILRWRVVAGGDARAGLRLRARPLMSGRDFHALHHQNPDFRFSPEQLGKESLLWRPYAGVPPILLRANAVYRHEPLWFRNFLYLDERDRGLDDVEDLASPGELSWSLSGNESSEAVLMMTIPEEWGGYETAGNVVAESQALASSERARIGAFRTRLHHSADEYLVRRGERDTIIAGYPWFTDWGRDTFIAVRGLCLETSRLEEAERILLSWCATLSDGMMPNTFPAGDAEARYNSVDASLWFVIAAQAFLDASARRGRWLEPNVAKRLTDTSQEILESYTRGTRYGIHMDGDALLAAGEPGMALTWMDAVVDGTAVTPRIGKPVEVQALWVNALVIGSRWNERWGDLADEASESFRDRFWNPRRGCLYDVVDVDHVGGTVDDRLRPNQIMAVGGLRIALLAGEQARQVVEVVENELWTPMGLRTLARGEPDYATACAGAVTTRDRAYHNGPAWPWLMGPFVDAWVRSRAAGGGPWAAKAVRAEAKRRFLGGLARHLDEAGIGHVSELADADEPWKPRGCPFQGWSVSELLRLLAE; this is encoded by the coding sequence ATGGCTGACCGACGGGAGTGGTTGGTTGCGGATGGACTCGGCGGCTACGCGATGGGCCGCGCCGACGGTATTCGCTCGCGGCGCTACCATGCGTTCCTGATCGCTGCCGCACCGCGGGACGAGCGACGATTCGCGCTCCTGAACGACATCGAGGTCTGGATCGACACACCGACCGGCGCTATAGCGCTCAGCAGTCATCGCTATGCACCGGACGTCGTCCACCCCGATGGTGCAACACGTTTGGCAAGCTTCGATGCCGAACCATGGCCGACGTGGCGCTTCGAGCTCGATGCGGGACTCACGATCGTTCAGCAGCTCTTCGCGCCACGGACCACGGGACGCTGCGCAATGATCCTACGGTGGCGCGTCGTCGCGGGCGGAGACGCCCGCGCGGGCCTGAGGCTACGCGCACGGCCGCTCATGTCAGGCCGCGACTTTCACGCGCTGCACCACCAGAATCCGGATTTCCGATTCTCACCCGAACAACTTGGCAAGGAGAGCTTGCTCTGGCGGCCATATGCCGGCGTGCCGCCGATTCTTCTCCGCGCCAACGCCGTGTATCGGCACGAGCCGCTCTGGTTTCGCAATTTCTTATATCTGGACGAGCGCGACCGTGGTCTCGACGATGTCGAGGATCTCGCGTCGCCAGGTGAGTTGAGTTGGTCATTGAGCGGAAACGAGAGCTCGGAAGCTGTTCTCATGATGACGATCCCCGAGGAGTGGGGCGGCTATGAGACGGCAGGAAACGTGGTTGCCGAGAGCCAGGCGCTGGCGAGCAGCGAGCGAGCACGCATCGGTGCCTTTCGGACGCGTTTGCACCATTCCGCGGACGAGTACCTCGTTAGGCGCGGCGAACGCGACACGATCATTGCCGGCTATCCGTGGTTCACCGACTGGGGCCGGGACACGTTCATCGCGGTGCGCGGGCTGTGCCTCGAGACAAGCCGGCTGGAGGAGGCCGAGCGCATTCTGCTGTCATGGTGCGCAACGTTGTCCGACGGCATGATGCCGAACACCTTTCCCGCTGGCGATGCGGAAGCGCGCTACAACTCGGTCGACGCGTCGCTGTGGTTCGTGATCGCTGCGCAGGCATTCCTCGATGCCAGCGCTCGCCGCGGGCGGTGGCTCGAACCGAATGTCGCCAAACGCCTCACGGACACGTCACAGGAAATACTCGAGTCATACACCCGCGGCACGCGCTACGGCATTCACATGGATGGCGACGCGCTCCTTGCCGCGGGCGAGCCCGGTATGGCGCTCACGTGGATGGATGCCGTGGTCGATGGCACGGCGGTCACGCCGCGGATCGGCAAGCCGGTGGAGGTCCAGGCCCTCTGGGTGAATGCCCTGGTGATCGGCTCGCGCTGGAACGAGCGCTGGGGCGATCTCGCAGACGAAGCGTCGGAGAGCTTCAGAGATCGATTCTGGAATCCCAGACGCGGTTGTCTGTACGACGTGGTCGACGTTGACCATGTCGGCGGGACGGTAGACGACCGGCTTCGGCCAAATCAGATCATGGCGGTCGGCGGCCTGCGGATCGCGTTGCTGGCTGGCGAGCAGGCGCGTCAGGTAGTCGAGGTCGTGGAGAATGAGCTTTGGACACCGATGGGACTGCGCACGCTGGCGCGCGGTGAGCCGGACTACGCGACTGCTTGCGCCGGTGCCGTGACGACGCGGGATCGGGCCTATCACAACGGGCCGGCGTGGCCATGGCTCATGGGGCCGTTCGTCGACGCGTGGGTTCGGTCGCGCGCAGCGGGTGGTGGTCCGTGGGCGGCAAAGGCGGTGCGTGCGGAAGCAAAGCGCCGGTTCCTCGGCGGTCTGGCGAGGCACCTCGACGAAGCGGGTATCGGCCACGTCTCCGAACTTGCGGACGCCGATGAGCCGTGGAAGCCGAGGGGCTGTCCGTTTCAAGGGTGGTCGGTGAGCGAGTTGTTACGGCTCCTTGCGGAGTAG
- a CDS encoding bifunctional homocysteine S-methyltransferase/methylenetetrahydrofolate reductase has product MTQRSLLDRLVDPERIVLFDGAMGTMLYQKGVFINQCYDELSVRSPDLVAEIHRQYVKAGAEVLETNSFGANRVKLAQYGLEAQVHAINRGAAAIARVVADEAGHPVLVAGAVGPLGVRLEPYGPTSEDEARSVFREQLAALKEGGADLFILETFSDLHEIKEAIRAAREVDPAIPIVAQMTIGADHHTSYGATAEDVARTLDQWGADVIGLNCSVGPQIILECIERMAPVTRRKLSAQPNAGMPRDVGGRSMYMASPEYMATYARHLIHAGAKVLGGCCGTTPEHIKAICEGIRPLNPRLGAEGGGQRVQSAQQRAERTQNAQPSALHPLHSTAFADRSRFASRIAAHEFVTSVEIVPPRGVDASRMIADVHKLKVAGVDAVNVPDGPRAQSRMGALLTSVLIEQQVGIETVTHYACRDRNLLGMLSDLLGAAAIGLRNLLIITGDPPKMGPYPDATAVFDIDSIGLTNLVRNLNRGLDPGGNAIGQPTRFVIGVGVNPAALDAPHEIRRFEWKVDAGAEFAITQPVFDAAQLEKFLSAVSHVRIPVIAGIWPLVSLRNAEFLANEVPGVSVPEGVIARMRRASEKSKEHATMEGIAIAREMLERVRGVVQGVQVSAPFGKVELALQVFDGLTAAPPSPFPAYSP; this is encoded by the coding sequence ATGACCCAGCGTTCGTTGCTCGATCGATTGGTTGATCCGGAGCGCATCGTGCTCTTCGACGGCGCGATGGGGACGATGCTGTATCAAAAGGGCGTCTTCATCAATCAGTGTTACGACGAGTTGAGCGTTCGCTCACCGGATCTCGTCGCCGAGATTCATCGCCAGTATGTGAAGGCAGGCGCCGAGGTGCTGGAGACGAACAGCTTCGGGGCAAATCGCGTGAAACTTGCGCAGTACGGCCTGGAAGCGCAGGTACACGCGATCAATCGCGGCGCGGCCGCAATCGCGCGAGTCGTCGCCGACGAGGCGGGTCATCCGGTGCTCGTCGCGGGTGCAGTTGGCCCACTCGGCGTGCGCCTCGAGCCGTACGGTCCGACCAGCGAAGACGAGGCACGCTCCGTGTTCCGCGAGCAGCTCGCCGCGCTGAAGGAGGGGGGCGCCGATCTCTTCATTCTGGAAACGTTCAGCGACCTTCACGAGATCAAGGAAGCAATCCGCGCGGCGCGCGAGGTCGACCCGGCGATCCCGATCGTGGCACAGATGACGATCGGCGCCGATCATCACACGTCGTACGGCGCGACCGCCGAGGACGTCGCGCGAACGCTCGATCAGTGGGGAGCAGACGTGATCGGGCTGAACTGCTCTGTCGGTCCGCAAATCATTCTCGAGTGCATCGAACGAATGGCGCCGGTGACGCGACGGAAGCTCAGCGCGCAGCCTAACGCTGGAATGCCGCGGGATGTCGGCGGCCGCAGCATGTACATGGCAAGCCCGGAGTACATGGCGACGTATGCGCGGCATCTCATCCATGCCGGCGCCAAAGTGCTCGGCGGCTGTTGCGGGACGACGCCGGAGCACATCAAAGCGATCTGTGAGGGGATACGGCCCCTGAACCCAAGGCTGGGTGCAGAAGGTGGAGGGCAGAGGGTACAGAGCGCACAGCAGAGAGCCGAACGAACGCAGAACGCGCAACCCTCTGCCCTCCACCCTCTGCACTCTACCGCATTCGCCGACCGCTCCCGGTTCGCGTCACGCATCGCAGCACACGAGTTCGTGACCTCGGTCGAGATCGTGCCGCCGCGTGGCGTCGATGCGAGCCGAATGATCGCTGACGTCCACAAGCTGAAAGTGGCGGGCGTCGATGCGGTCAATGTACCGGACGGGCCGCGTGCGCAGAGTCGCATGGGTGCGCTCCTGACGAGCGTGCTGATCGAACAACAGGTCGGCATCGAGACAGTGACTCACTACGCCTGCCGCGACCGCAATCTTCTCGGCATGCTCAGCGACTTGTTAGGCGCCGCCGCGATCGGACTCCGCAATCTGCTCATCATCACCGGCGATCCGCCGAAGATGGGCCCGTATCCGGATGCGACGGCAGTGTTCGATATCGATTCGATCGGCCTAACGAACCTCGTGCGTAATCTCAACCGCGGCCTCGATCCGGGCGGCAACGCGATCGGCCAGCCGACACGGTTCGTGATCGGCGTCGGCGTCAATCCAGCGGCGCTCGACGCGCCGCACGAGATCCGCCGCTTCGAGTGGAAAGTCGACGCGGGGGCGGAGTTCGCGATCACCCAGCCGGTGTTTGACGCCGCGCAGCTGGAGAAGTTCCTGAGCGCCGTGTCGCACGTGCGCATCCCCGTCATCGCGGGAATCTGGCCGCTGGTCTCACTTCGGAACGCAGAGTTTCTCGCGAACGAGGTGCCGGGCGTGTCCGTGCCGGAGGGCGTGATCGCGCGGATGCGCCGAGCAAGCGAGAAATCGAAGGAGCATGCGACGATGGAGGGAATCGCGATCGCGCGCGAGATGCTCGAGCGCGTACGGGGCGTCGTTCAGGGTGTACAGGTATCGGCACCGTTCGGGAAGGTGGAGCTGGCTCTGCAGGTTTTCGATGGACTGACGGCGGCGCCTCCTTCGCCGTTCCCGGCGTACAGTCCTTAG
- a CDS encoding 30S ribosomal protein THX has protein sequence MDKERFHLGDEPVVVRRLERDDEARACARLMSDTEPWLTLGRGGARRLEGAADRRRTVASFRKRLLAFDRGRQAPAAGRPTHGADDMGRGDKRSRKGKIYRGSYGKTRPGKVKKKARKAAKRSA, from the coding sequence GTGGACAAAGAGCGCTTTCATCTCGGTGACGAGCCGGTCGTCGTTAGGCGACTCGAGCGCGACGACGAGGCACGCGCGTGCGCGCGCCTGATGTCCGACACCGAGCCGTGGCTGACGCTGGGACGCGGCGGAGCACGACGCCTGGAAGGCGCGGCTGATCGACGACGCACAGTTGCGTCGTTCCGCAAGCGCTTGTTAGCCTTCGACCGCGGCAGGCAAGCGCCGGCCGCGGGGCGACCTACACACGGAGCAGACGACATGGGCAGAGGCGACAAGCGCTCACGGAAGGGCAAGATCTATCGCGGTTCGTACGGCAAGACGCGTCCCGGCAAGGTGAAGAAGAAGGCACGAAAGGCCGCGAAGCGGAGCGCCTGA